The Rhopalosiphum maidis isolate BTI-1 chromosome 1, ASM367621v3, whole genome shotgun sequence genome has a segment encoding these proteins:
- the LOC113550019 gene encoding uncharacterized protein LOC113550019 translates to MHILIASCILIVCGIVDATFHNQRGQRFNQLIQRRQRSLEFPYPYGYNYNPIEPSIDVLDSSIDIYDSKINTYKPIHEYVKMSTRGASYVPTFYYPPNSLYDSDYTPVQDIPKLIPDKSYDYKYIASPSNKYLSQLSTPESNIAINLLANSKASVLSYEIPAYQSSSKAESGLNFNSKILNTIFINSQSVETNPEISKVSSPSVVILELLPEKLEQESTTTTIENLYETMNFIEKLLEKQPILIQNSVIDESSYAAETTTENESNSMVFNENPTENQLYSVATEDESNSMIFDENLTENQSYSTTTEDESNSMVFDENTTENQSYSITTEDESNSIPTEDESNAIATEDELNSIPTEDESNSITTEENQTEHDESNPETLVSEINDDVFNDDWSTKSQKNSDLEIMELLQRYKKLEEQMKPMFMTDISSATDATVPSSLASDENKQLELRVPAFEETETSDEYQ, encoded by the exons atgcatattttaattgcttcgtgtatattaattgtttgcgGAATTGTTGATGCAACTTTTCATAACCAAAGAGGTCAACGATTTAATCag TTGATCCAAAGGCGGCAGAGATCTTTAGAATTCCCATATCCTTATGGATATAATTAT AATCCAATAGAGCCATCAATTGACGTCTTGGATAGTTCAATTGATATATATGATTCcaaaataaacacatacaaACCAATACACGAGTATGTCAAAATGTCTACTCGTGGTGCCAGTTATGTACCAACTTTTTATTATCCCCCGAATTCTCTCTATGATTCCGACTACACTCCCGTACAAGACATTCCTAAGTTAATTCCGGATAAGAgctatgattataaatacatcgCTTCACCATCAAACAAATATCTATCACAGTTATCAACACCAGAAAGTAACATTGCTATTAACCTATTAGCTAACAGTAAGGCATCTGTCTTAAGCTACGAAATTCCAGCTTACCAATCTTCGAGCAAAGCAGAATCTGGATTGaactttaattcaaaaattttaaataccatcTTCATAAATTCTCAGTCAGTAGAAACGAATCCAGAGATTTCAAAAGTATCATCTCCTTCAGTAgtaatattagaattattaccTGAAAAATTAGAACAAGAATCGACCACCACGACAATAGAAAATCTATATGAAACTATGAATTTCATcgaaaaactattagaaaaaCAACCAATTTTGATACAAAATTCGGTTATAGATGAATCGAGTTATGCTGCAGAAACCACAACAGAAAACGAATCGAACTCTATGGTGTTCAACGAAAACCCAACTGAAAACCAATTGTATTCTGTTGCAACAGAAGACGAATCAAACTCTATGATTTTCGACGAAAACTTAACTGAAAACCAATCCTATTCTACTACAACAGAAGACGAATCAAACTCTATGGTTTTTGATGAAAACACAACTGAAAATCAATCGTATTCGATTACAACAGAAGACGAATCGAATTCTATTCCAACAGAAGACGAATCAAATGCTATTGCAACAGAAGACGAATTGAATTCTATTCCAACAGAAGACGAATCCAATTCTATTACGACGGAAGAAAACCAGACTGAACACGACGAATCAAATCCGGAAACATTAGTTTCTGAAATAAACGATGACGTATTTAATGACGATTGGTCTACGAAATCTCAAAAAAATAGTGATTTAGAAATAATGGAACTTTTGCAACGTTACAAGAAATTAGAAGAACAAATGAAACCCATGTTTATGACCGACATTAGCTCTGCTACAGACGCTACAGTACCATCAAGTTTAG